The genomic DNA TCTCGAGCGCGAGTTCGATCGCTTCACCGCCACCGCCATGTCGCTGCTCGAACCTGCGATCATCGTCGTGATGGGCGGCGTCGTCGCGGCGATCGTGCTATCGATCCTGCTCCCGATCCTCCAGCTGAATACGCTGGCCGGCCAATGAGAGATGTCATGCGTACCGAATTGAAAAAGCGTCGTAAGAAGAACGGCTTCACGCTCGTCGAGCTGATGGTCGTGATCGTGATCATCGGGCTACTGGCCACGATCGTCGCGCTCAACGTCATCCCGTCGGGCGATACCGCACGGGTGCAGAAGGCGAAGGCCGATATCGCCACGATCGAACAGGCGCTCGAAATGTACCGCCTGCAGCAGAACAATTACCCGACGACCGCGCAGGGCCTCGCCGCGCTCACCACCGCGCCCGCCGGCCTCGCCAACCCCGCCGCCTACCAGCCCGGCGGCTACATCAAGCGCCTGCCCGAAGATCCGTGGGGCAACGCCTACCTTTACGCTTCGCCCGGCAAGCACGGCGCCGCCGATATTTGGACCAACGGCGCCGACGGCCAGGAAGGCGGCGAGGGGATCAATGCCGACCTTGGCTCCTGGCAGTAAAATGCCACGCCGTCATTCCCGCGCAGGCGGGAATCCATATGTCCGGCCGTCGCGACTCCAACGCGGCCGTCAGCGTATATGGATCCCCGCCTACGCGGGGATGACGGCGGGCGGGAACGAATGTCCTTCCAAAACCCCCAACCATAACGCCGCAAACGGCTTCACCCTCGTCGAACTGATGATCGTCATCACCGTCATCGGCCTCGCCTCCGCCGCCGCCGTCCTCGCGATGCCCGATCCGCGCGGCCGCCTTGTCGACGAAGGCGCGCGCTTCGCCGTCCGCGTCCGTGCCGCGCATGACGCCGCGGTCATCAACGGCCGCCCCGTCAGCGTCTGGGTCACCCCAGCCGGCTATGGCTTCGACGAGCGCCGCGCCGGCCAGTGGATCGCACTCGCCGAAAAGCCGCTGCGCGTGTCGCAATGGGGCGAGGGCACGCAGGCGATCATCGGCGAGCGCGCCCGCGTCACGTTCGATTCGACCGGCATGGCCGATCGCGTGCTCACCGTCCCGCTGCGCCGCGATCGCACCCGCATCACCGTCACGATCGGCGCCGATGGGAGCGCGCAGGTCGATGGCTAAAGCCAGCCAGCGCGGCTTCGTGCCCCAGTGTAGGCTTTCCGCCGAATACGGCTTCACGGCCCCGTCGATGCGTTCCGCCGAACACGGCTTCACTCTTGTAGAAATCATGGTCGCGCTCGCGGTGTTCAGCCTCGCCGCGCTCGCCCTGATCCGCCTCGAAGGCGCGACGATCCGTTCCACCGCGTTGCTCGGCGACACGATCATCGCGCAGATGGTCGCCCGCAACGTCGCGATCGAGGCGGTGACCGCGGCCCGCGCCCCCGCGCTGGGCCGCTCGGGCGGGGTGGAGCAAAACGGCGGCCGCGCCTGGCGCTGGACTCGCGACGTGCGCCCGACCGGCGACGCCCGCATCCTGCGCATCGACGTCGCGGTCGCCGATCCCGCCGGCCGCGCGCTCGGCCGCCTGACGATGATCCGCCCGCCGCAGCCCGAAGTGATCGTGTCGTGATCATTCCCCCGTTCGTCCCGAGCGAAGTCGAGCGACAGGCCACGAGCACCACGCCCGATAAAGTGTCTCGACGTCGCTCGACCCGAACGGCAGGGGACGCCGGCTTCACCCTCGTCGAGGTAATGGTCGCGCTGATGATCTTCGGCATGATCGCCTCGGCCGGCGTCGCCTTGCTCGCGTTTAGTGTCCGCGCGCAGGCCGCGACGACTGCGCGGCTCGACGATGTCGGCGCGCTTGCCCGCCAGTCATCGCTGCTCGCCGCCGATCTCGCGCAAGCCGTCAACCGCCCCGCGCGCGACGAGCGTGGCACGCTCCTCCCCGCCTTCGCCGGCGATGCCGCCAGCGTCACCTTCGTGCGCGCCGGCTGGAGCAACATCGATGGCCAGCCGCGCTCGACGCTCCAGAAGGTCAGCTACCGCCTCGCCGGCGACACGCTCGAACGAATCGCCTGGCCGATGGTCGACGGCGCCGCCCCGCTCCCCCCCGCCGCCGCCCTGTCCGGCATCCGCGCGGCAAAGCTGCGCTACCGCATCGTCGGCGCGTGGAGCGACACCTGGAGCGGCGCCGCAGACGCGCCGCTGCCGCAAGCGCTCGAGCTCGTTTTCGAACGAAAGGACGGACTTTCGTTTCGCCAGTTGTTCATTGTTGGAAGTGGCGCACGTCCGGTGCCGAAGGCCCCAGAAAATGCCACTTGAGCCCCGCCCGAAGCGGCGCACGAGAGTCGCTCCGGTAGAATACGCCCCGAAAAACCCCGGAACTAACCCGGCCGAGCGCGGCGCGGCGCTGCTCACCGTGCTCATCCTGGTCGCCGTCATCGCCGTCATGGCGGCGACTGCGCTCGAGCGATTGCGGCTATCGACTCGCCTCACCGCCAACGCCGTCGCGCTCGATCAAGCCCGCGGCCTTGCATACGCCGCCGAGGCGCTGGCGACCGGCCGCGTCACCGATCTGCTCCGTCAAAGCCCCAGCCGCGTGACGCTCGACGGCGGCTGGAGCAACCGGCCGTACACTATCCCGCTCCCCAACGGCATCGCCACCGCGCGCGTCAGCGACGGCGGAAATTGCTTCAATCTCAATAGCCTGGTAACCGATCTTGACGGGATGTATGTCGCCGATCCAACCACCGTCGTGCAATTTGCGCGGCTTGCCCGGCTGCTCAACGTTCCCGGCGGTGAAGCTATTGCGGCCGCCGCGGCGGACTGGATCGACAGCGACGATCAGGCGCTCGGCACCGGCGCGGAGGACAGTGCCTACACTGGTCTCGCCACGCCCTATCGCACCGCCGGCACCCTGATGGTCGATTCCAGCGAGTTACGTGCCGTCACCGGCGTCACCGCCGAGGCCTATCAGAAGCTTCGCCCCTGGCTCTGCACGCTGCCCCGTGCGGCCCGATCAAGCATCAATATCAATACCTTAACCCCCGAGCAGGCGCCGCTGGTGGCGATGCTGCTGCCCGATACGCTCGGCATCGGGCAGGCCGCAGCGGGGCTGTTGCGCCGGCCACCGGGCGGGTTCTCCGACACGCAGGATTTCTGGAAGATCTTCGCCGCATCCGGCGTCACCGCCGATCCCGCCGCCGAGCAACAGACTGGAATCACGACGAAATGGTTCGATCTACGGATCACCGTCAATGTTGCGGGCAGCGATGTCGAGGAACGTGCGCTGATTGACGCATCGACGCTTCCCGCGCAGCTCGTCTCGCGGCAATGGGGCGAGGCGACATGACCACATTGCTCTTCCTCCCCGCACACGCCGATGACGATTGGCGCTGGCTGCGCATCGTTGACGAGGCCGTGGTGGCGCGCGGCGAGGGCGTGCCCGATGCCGACGCCGGCGAGGTGATCGCCGTCGCCCCGGCCGACGCCGTGACGCTGCACTGGGCCACCTTGCCCGATCGTTCGCCGGCGCAAGCCACTGCAGCAGCACGCATTCTCGTCAGCGAGGCAAGCGCTGCCCCGGTCGATGGACTCCACGTCGCGGTTGGCGACGAAGCGCAGGACGAACGCCCGATCGGCGTCGTGGCAAGCGCACGGATGCGCGAATGGCTCGAGTCGCTCGCCCGCATCGGCATCGATCCGGCCGCCGTCCTGCCCGCCCCATTGCTGCTCCCGCGTCCCGAATCCGGCTATGTCCGGGCTGATTTCGGTGGTCAGTCGGTGGTGCGCGGCGCCACCAGCGGCTTCGCCGACGAGGCACGGCTAACCGAACTGGTCACGGGCGATACCGCTCCGGAGACGCTAGGGCGTGACGCGGTCGAGGCAGCGATCGCCGTCGCCGCAGCCCGCCCAGTGCTCAACCTGCGGCAGGGGGCATTCGCGAAGCGAAGGCGACGCGCAATCGATTGGGCGCTCCTCCGCCGCCTTGCGATGCTCGGCGCGCTGATCTTGCTGACGACGCTGACGATTGATCTGGTGCGGATCGCCAAATATTCCTTTGCCGCCGACGCAGCCGAGGCGCGAACCGAGGCGATTGCCCGCGAAGGATTGCCGCGCGGTGCCGCGCAGGGCGACCCCGACCGCCTGCTCACGGAGCGGCTGTCACGCCTGCGTGGCCCCGGTGCTGGCTTCAGCGCCACCACAGCGGCGCTTGCCGAGGCGGTGCGCGGCACCTCGGGCACGGAGGTCGTCAGCATCGCATTCGAACCCAATGGCGACCTGCGCGCCACGATCTCTGCCGAGGGTGAAGCGCAGGCAAATCAACTGGTTGCGCGATTGCGTGAAGACGGCTTCGCGGTAACAACCAGCACCTTCGAGGCGAACGGCCAGCGCTTGCGCGGCGATATCACGGTGACATTGCCATGACCCCCGTGATGATCTGGTATCAGGGACGGTCGCTGCGCGAGAAGCGCCTGCTCTTGATCATGGTGGCGCTGTTCGCGCTAACGTTGATCTGGGCCGCGGTCATCCGCCCGGTACGCGACGGGCTCGAATCTACCCGTGAGCGCCACGCCACGGCGGTGGTGCAACTCGGAGAAGTGCAGAGGCAAGTGGCCGCAGTGAAGGCGATCCAGCGCGGTCGACCGCGCGCGCCCGAAGGAGCGATCGCGGATTTGGTACGCGCACGCGCCGACGAAGCCGGGTTCGCACTCGCTAGCCTCGAACCCGACGGCGACCGCATCCGGATCACGATCGCCACGGCGAAGCCCGGCGCTTTGCTCGGCTGGATCGCCGGATTGGAAGCCGAAGGCCTGCTCGTCGATGCTTCGACGATCAACGGCAACGGCGATGGCACCGTCGCCGCCACGCTGACGCTAAAGGGACGAGAGGCATGAGGCGGATTCGACTTGCCACCGGGCCAGGCGCGCTCTTTCTCGCGTTCCTCGTCGGCGCACTAATCGTCTTCCTCCCGTTGCGGTTGGCGCTCGGCTGGTTCGGTCTTGCCGAACAGGGGATGACGGCGCGAGAGGTGACCGGCAGCATCTGGGCCGGCGGCCTGCGCGAGGCGCGCTTCGGGCAGATCGCGCTCGGCGATCTTTCCGCGGGGGTCTCGCCACTGCAATTGCTTGTTGGCCGCGCCCGTGTCGATCTCGATGGAACAGCGGCGGCGCCTGCTCCGCGGCTATCGGGCGCGATCGGGGTTTCGCGCTACAGCTTCGGGCTCGATGACGTTACCGCCTCGCTCCCGGTCGGCACGGCTTTCCGCCCTGTGCCGGTCACGATGCTCGATCTCGAGGACGTGAGCGTCCGCTTCCGCGGCGACGTGTGCGAGCAAGCCGAGGGTCGCGTGCGCGCCACCATGGCCGGAGAGATCGGTGGCCTGGCCGTTCCCGCCTCGCTCACCGGCAATGCGCGATGCGACGGTGGGGCACTGCTGCTGCCGCTGACGAGCGCCGCGGGGGGCGAGGGGAGCACGATCCGCCTATGGCCCGACGGCCGCTATCGCGCGGAACTCACGCTCCAACCGAGCGATCCTGCCGGCACCGCTCGGTTGCAAGCGGCTGGCTTCGTCGCAACGGGAGCCGGGATGCAACTAGCGATCGAGGGCCGGTTCTAACCCTACCCGAACGCGAATTATCGGCCCGCGACCTTGACGCCTTGGCACCCCCGCCGTAGGGGCGCGCTCTCTTGCGGCGATCGTAGTTCAATTGGTTAGAGCGTCGGCTTGTGATGCCGGATGTTGCGGGTTCAAGTCCCGTCGGTCG from Sphingomonas radiodurans includes the following:
- the gspL gene encoding type II secretion system protein GspL, with the protein product MTTLLFLPAHADDDWRWLRIVDEAVVARGEGVPDADAGEVIAVAPADAVTLHWATLPDRSPAQATAAARILVSEASAAPVDGLHVAVGDEAQDERPIGVVASARMREWLESLARIGIDPAAVLPAPLLLPRPESGYVRADFGGQSVVRGATSGFADEARLTELVTGDTAPETLGRDAVEAAIAVAAARPVLNLRQGAFAKRRRRAIDWALLRRLAMLGALILLTTLTIDLVRIAKYSFAADAAEARTEAIAREGLPRGAAQGDPDRLLTERLSRLRGPGAGFSATTAALAEAVRGTSGTEVVSIAFEPNGDLRATISAEGEAQANQLVARLREDGFAVTTSTFEANGQRLRGDITVTLP
- the gspM gene encoding type II secretion system protein GspM, which encodes MTPVMIWYQGRSLREKRLLLIMVALFALTLIWAAVIRPVRDGLESTRERHATAVVQLGEVQRQVAAVKAIQRGRPRAPEGAIADLVRARADEAGFALASLEPDGDRIRITIATAKPGALLGWIAGLEAEGLLVDASTINGNGDGTVAATLTLKGREA
- the gspI gene encoding type II secretion system minor pseudopilin GspI, whose translation is MRSAEHGFTLVEIMVALAVFSLAALALIRLEGATIRSTALLGDTIIAQMVARNVAIEAVTAARAPALGRSGGVEQNGGRAWRWTRDVRPTGDARILRIDVAVADPAGRALGRLTMIRPPQPEVIVS
- a CDS encoding GspH/FimT family pseudopilin, which codes for MIVITVIGLASAAAVLAMPDPRGRLVDEGARFAVRVRAAHDAAVINGRPVSVWVTPAGYGFDERRAGQWIALAEKPLRVSQWGEGTQAIIGERARVTFDSTGMADRVLTVPLRRDRTRITVTIGADGSAQVDG
- the gspJ gene encoding type II secretion system minor pseudopilin GspJ, whose amino-acid sequence is MIIPPFVPSEVERQATSTTPDKVSRRRSTRTAGDAGFTLVEVMVALMIFGMIASAGVALLAFSVRAQAATTARLDDVGALARQSSLLAADLAQAVNRPARDERGTLLPAFAGDAASVTFVRAGWSNIDGQPRSTLQKVSYRLAGDTLERIAWPMVDGAAPLPPAAALSGIRAAKLRYRIVGAWSDTWSGAADAPLPQALELVFERKDGLSFRQLFIVGSGARPVPKAPENAT
- the gspG gene encoding type II secretion system major pseudopilin GspG, whose translation is MRTELKKRRKKNGFTLVELMVVIVIIGLLATIVALNVIPSGDTARVQKAKADIATIEQALEMYRLQQNNYPTTAQGLAALTTAPAGLANPAAYQPGGYIKRLPEDPWGNAYLYASPGKHGAADIWTNGADGQEGGEGINADLGSWQ
- the gspK gene encoding type II secretion system minor pseudopilin GspK; amino-acid sequence: MPLEPRPKRRTRVAPVEYAPKNPGTNPAERGAALLTVLILVAVIAVMAATALERLRLSTRLTANAVALDQARGLAYAAEALATGRVTDLLRQSPSRVTLDGGWSNRPYTIPLPNGIATARVSDGGNCFNLNSLVTDLDGMYVADPTTVVQFARLARLLNVPGGEAIAAAAADWIDSDDQALGTGAEDSAYTGLATPYRTAGTLMVDSSELRAVTGVTAEAYQKLRPWLCTLPRAARSSININTLTPEQAPLVAMLLPDTLGIGQAAAGLLRRPPGGFSDTQDFWKIFAASGVTADPAAEQQTGITTKWFDLRITVNVAGSDVEERALIDASTLPAQLVSRQWGEAT
- a CDS encoding type II secretion system protein N; translation: MRRIRLATGPGALFLAFLVGALIVFLPLRLALGWFGLAEQGMTAREVTGSIWAGGLREARFGQIALGDLSAGVSPLQLLVGRARVDLDGTAAAPAPRLSGAIGVSRYSFGLDDVTASLPVGTAFRPVPVTMLDLEDVSVRFRGDVCEQAEGRVRATMAGEIGGLAVPASLTGNARCDGGALLLPLTSAAGGEGSTIRLWPDGRYRAELTLQPSDPAGTARLQAAGFVATGAGMQLAIEGRF